In a genomic window of Persicobacter psychrovividus:
- a CDS encoding ATP-binding protein: protein MGKLHRTFRNIINSTDLSFQRKFDINWKNRMTAIIGARGVGKTTWILQQIKQRFPNLEQVLFASLDDLIFSSRTLVDVVDEFYAYGGRFLFLDEVHKYANWSQELKNIYDSYPDLKVVFTSSSILNIYKGEYDLSRRVIQYQMDGMTFQEFLELKYQIKSPALTFEQILDHEYEVQLAEIGEEKVLSYFHEYLSEGYYPFTIEPNFHFRLKKALEQVIDIDLLKIESMTLAKGQKIKKVLAIIADMVPYKPNISALSKKINIHRDEISLAFHLLERARILNLLIADTKGFNVLPKPEKIYFENTNLAYALSSEPEIGNVRETFFLNAMKNAGLAVNESKKSDFLVSRKWTFEIGGRNKTLQQIKGLENAFIVQDGITRGALQALPLWAFGFLSNTFLKES, encoded by the coding sequence ATGGGTAAACTGCATAGGACCTTTCGTAATATCATTAATAGTACTGACCTGAGTTTCCAAAGGAAGTTTGATATCAATTGGAAAAACAGGATGACGGCCATTATTGGGGCACGTGGGGTAGGGAAAACAACTTGGATTTTACAACAGATCAAACAGCGATTTCCTAATTTGGAGCAGGTGTTGTTTGCGTCGCTTGATGATCTAATATTTTCGAGTCGGACGTTGGTTGATGTTGTGGATGAATTTTATGCCTATGGCGGTCGTTTCTTGTTTTTGGATGAAGTTCACAAATATGCTAACTGGTCGCAGGAACTGAAGAATATTTATGACAGCTACCCTGACCTCAAGGTAGTCTTTACCAGTTCGTCCATTCTCAACATTTACAAAGGGGAGTACGACCTGAGCAGGCGAGTGATTCAATATCAAATGGATGGAATGACTTTTCAGGAGTTTCTTGAGTTGAAGTATCAAATTAAATCTCCAGCCTTAACCTTTGAACAAATTCTGGATCATGAGTATGAGGTTCAGCTTGCTGAAATTGGCGAAGAGAAGGTGCTGTCTTACTTCCACGAATATTTGTCTGAGGGATATTATCCGTTTACCATTGAGCCTAACTTTCATTTCCGACTGAAAAAAGCACTTGAGCAGGTTATCGATATTGATCTTTTAAAGATTGAATCCATGACCTTGGCTAAGGGGCAAAAGATCAAGAAGGTTTTGGCGATTATAGCGGACATGGTTCCGTACAAGCCCAACATTTCTGCATTGTCAAAGAAAATCAATATTCACCGGGATGAAATATCGCTTGCATTTCACTTGTTGGAACGGGCACGAATATTAAATCTTCTGATTGCCGATACCAAAGGCTTTAATGTGCTACCAAAGCCAGAAAAGATTTATTTTGAAAACACTAATCTGGCGTATGCACTAAGTAGTGAGCCTGAAATAGGTAATGTGCGGGAAACCTTTTTTCTTAATGCGATGAAGAATGCTGGCTTAGCGGTGAATGAATCTAAAAAATCAGACTTTTTGGTAAGCAGAAAATGGACCTTTGAAATTGGCGGTAGAAACAAGACGCTGCAACAAATCAAAGGCTTGGAGAATGCTTTTATTGTTCAAGACGGTATCACACGGGGAGCTTTACAAGCATTACCACTTTGGGCTTTTGGCTTCTTGTCAAATACTTTTTTGAAGGAGAGTTAG
- a CDS encoding ATP-binding protein, producing the protein MSQRQALPIGIQTFEDLRTGGADYLYIDKTAYIHEMTKLPKGYYFLSRPRRFGKSMLCSTLQALFEGKQELFEGLYIHDKWDWSEKFPVVRIDLSGIKYTSIEDLEKQLTNALIDNCHKFELDLDNFKKSGHGPQLSELIRTIHEKYQSKVVVLIDEYDKPIQDTLSNNDDLASKSLDVLRGFYSAIKASDQYIRFCFMTGITKFTGVGLFSGANNFNDITLDVRYASICGFTQRELDTCFGDYFEGVEMNEVQAWYNGYNYLGDKVYNPFDVLMFLDKGANFDNYWWDSGQPSFLTKMFEKGAYETYDLENLELSSQELKQFTLSNLNLPSLLWQAGYLTITEEIQEPFGGRSYVLSTPNREVRMTLNMLFLISLTSVESNRLLKRNEAARSLFKNDLEEFEANIRAMFAAIPLNNYVKNNIQKYEGYYASVMFSFMTGLGLKCRTEESISTGRIDMTMESPTHIYVIEFKVNAPKPEGDERGEALDQIHEKKYYEPYLNDGRKIVLIGMHFNEKDRNLDWFKTEELLRN; encoded by the coding sequence ATGAGCCAAAGACAAGCATTGCCGATCGGAATACAGACTTTTGAGGACCTTCGAACAGGGGGGGCTGATTATCTATATATAGACAAGACAGCATACATTCACGAAATGACAAAACTTCCAAAAGGTTACTACTTCCTTTCCCGTCCTCGCCGTTTTGGTAAGTCGATGCTGTGCTCAACCTTACAGGCCTTGTTTGAAGGAAAACAGGAACTCTTCGAAGGCTTATATATTCATGACAAATGGGATTGGTCGGAGAAATTTCCGGTGGTAAGGATTGACTTGAGCGGTATTAAATACACCTCCATTGAAGATTTAGAAAAGCAATTGACGAATGCTCTGATTGATAATTGCCATAAGTTCGAATTGGATTTGGACAATTTTAAAAAGTCAGGGCATGGTCCTCAATTATCGGAACTGATTCGCACGATACATGAAAAGTATCAAAGCAAAGTAGTAGTCTTGATTGATGAATATGACAAACCAATTCAAGATACGCTATCTAACAATGATGACTTGGCTTCAAAATCGTTAGATGTTCTTCGTGGGTTTTATTCAGCCATCAAAGCCTCAGATCAGTATATCCGTTTTTGCTTCATGACCGGAATAACCAAATTTACTGGAGTTGGATTGTTTAGCGGAGCAAATAATTTCAATGATATCACACTTGATGTTCGATATGCATCTATTTGCGGGTTTACACAAAGGGAGTTGGACACTTGCTTTGGGGATTATTTCGAAGGAGTAGAGATGAATGAGGTGCAAGCTTGGTATAATGGCTACAATTATCTCGGAGACAAGGTTTACAATCCATTCGATGTTTTGATGTTTTTGGATAAGGGAGCTAACTTTGATAATTATTGGTGGGATTCAGGTCAGCCTTCTTTTTTGACCAAGATGTTTGAGAAAGGTGCATATGAAACGTATGACCTGGAAAATTTGGAACTATCTTCTCAGGAGTTGAAGCAATTTACGCTCAGTAATTTGAACTTACCCTCTTTGCTTTGGCAGGCAGGCTATTTGACGATTACGGAGGAGATTCAGGAGCCTTTTGGTGGGCGAAGCTATGTGCTTTCCACTCCAAACCGAGAAGTTCGGATGACACTCAACATGCTCTTTTTGATTAGCTTGACTTCGGTAGAATCTAACCGTCTTTTGAAACGAAATGAAGCCGCACGTAGCTTATTCAAAAATGACTTAGAAGAATTCGAAGCCAACATCCGCGCGATGTTTGCGGCTATTCCATTAAATAATTATGTGAAGAATAATATCCAGAAATACGAGGGGTATTACGCTTCGGTCATGTTTAGTTTTATGACTGGGCTTGGACTAAAATGCAGAACGGAAGAATCAATCTCCACCGGTCGGATCGATATGACAATGGAAAGTCCAACGCATATTTATGTGATCGAATTCAAGGTTAATGCACCGAAACCTGAAGGCGATGAAAGAGGTGAAGCCTTGGACCAGATTCATGAGAAAAAATACTATGAACCGTATCTGAATGATGGCCGGAAGATCGTAT
- a CDS encoding sulfatase, with protein MLHRVIFFIIVARACLGICLAQKKASQPNILYIMSDDHTSQAVGAYGGRLAPLNPTPNIDALASEGVVFDNTFCTNSICCPSRATIITGQYSQTNGVIDLDQGLSVEKQYLPMEMKKLGYSTAIIGKWHLHNEPVNFDYYKVLPGQGKYHDPVFREKGKGQWPNNTVNTSGHSSDVITDISIDYLEHRDKTKPFFLMHHFKAPHDFFEYADRYENYLSDVIIPEPASLYEQGEFGGKTLHGDQGSLNSVVGTSVSARHHGRNYIKTFGYEDADLSFDEKTHLAYQHYLKAYLRCVKGVDDNLGRLFGYLKKEGLWENTIIIYTADQGMMLGEHDLQDKRWMYEESLRMPFIVRDPSSKINGTHNDLLINNTDFAPTMISLAGGKVPAKMQGRSFQRTLRGKTEKDWRTATYYRYWMHMIHHWVPAHFGVRTQRYKLIFYYSEHYLDDQAQKPFYWKMQYDSVTEEIPVSWEFYDLEKDPKEMNNRYDDPAYQEIISKLKEEILAQRAKYNETDEHYPEIQKVIDEHWDDQKAVN; from the coding sequence ATGCTTCATAGGGTCATTTTTTTTATAATTGTAGCAAGAGCATGCTTAGGCATATGCCTCGCTCAAAAAAAGGCAAGTCAGCCGAATATTTTGTATATCATGTCTGATGATCACACCTCTCAAGCAGTGGGCGCTTATGGTGGTCGTTTGGCGCCTTTGAATCCAACGCCCAATATTGATGCATTGGCAAGTGAGGGCGTTGTGTTTGACAATACCTTTTGCACTAATTCGATCTGTTGTCCAAGTCGGGCGACAATTATCACTGGACAATACAGTCAGACCAATGGGGTGATTGACCTTGATCAAGGGCTTTCTGTTGAGAAGCAGTATTTGCCAATGGAAATGAAAAAATTAGGGTATTCCACCGCAATCATTGGGAAGTGGCACTTACATAATGAGCCAGTCAATTTTGATTATTATAAAGTTTTACCTGGACAGGGAAAATATCATGATCCCGTTTTCAGGGAAAAGGGGAAAGGGCAGTGGCCTAATAATACCGTCAATACGTCCGGCCATAGTTCTGATGTTATTACCGATATTTCGATTGATTATTTGGAGCACCGAGATAAAACTAAGCCGTTTTTTTTAATGCATCATTTTAAAGCACCTCACGATTTCTTCGAGTATGCTGATCGGTATGAAAATTATTTGAGTGATGTTATCATTCCTGAACCCGCTTCTTTGTATGAGCAAGGGGAATTTGGTGGTAAGACATTGCATGGGGATCAAGGAAGTTTAAATTCTGTTGTGGGGACTTCGGTTTCCGCCCGCCACCATGGTCGCAATTATATAAAAACATTTGGATATGAAGATGCAGATTTATCGTTTGATGAAAAAACGCATTTAGCTTATCAACATTATTTAAAAGCTTACCTAAGATGTGTGAAAGGGGTAGATGATAACCTTGGTCGTTTATTTGGTTATCTGAAAAAAGAAGGTTTGTGGGAAAACACAATTATCATTTATACTGCAGATCAGGGGATGATGCTCGGGGAGCATGACTTACAAGATAAGCGATGGATGTATGAGGAATCCCTGAGGATGCCATTTATAGTCCGAGATCCATCCTCAAAAATCAATGGCACCCACAATGACCTATTGATTAACAATACAGATTTTGCTCCGACGATGATCAGTCTTGCTGGTGGTAAAGTACCTGCTAAAATGCAAGGAAGAAGCTTTCAAAGGACGTTGCGTGGGAAGACCGAGAAAGACTGGCGAACTGCGACTTATTATCGTTACTGGATGCACATGATTCATCATTGGGTACCGGCCCATTTTGGGGTAAGAACTCAGCGGTATAAGTTGATATTCTATTATTCCGAACATTATTTGGATGATCAAGCCCAAAAGCCTTTCTATTGGAAAATGCAGTATGATAGTGTGACGGAAGAAATCCCAGTCAGTTGGGAGTTTTATGACTTGGAAAAAGACCCGAAAGAGATGAATAATAGGTATGATGATCCTGCCTATCAAGAAATTATATCTAAACTTAAAGAGGAAATATTAGCACAAAGAGCAAAGTATAATGAAACTGATGAGCATTATCCTGAAATACAGAAGGTGATTGATGAACATTGGGATGATCAAAAGGCTGTGAATTAG
- a CDS encoding plasmid mobilization protein, whose protein sequence is MARPKSKSLRKKRINFFVDPKEYEVLQKNALDKGRNIPTFCREMTLSVGHEKPMDNTIASATNFHELKIEIARLGNNLNQIARRMNMNEMYDSDVERIHQVLDYLVELKRKS, encoded by the coding sequence ATGGCAAGACCTAAGTCAAAATCGCTTCGGAAGAAGCGTATCAACTTCTTTGTTGATCCAAAAGAATATGAAGTGTTGCAGAAGAATGCCCTTGATAAGGGGCGCAACATCCCCACTTTTTGCAGAGAAATGACCCTGAGTGTGGGGCATGAAAAACCGATGGATAATACCATTGCTTCTGCTACGAACTTCCATGAGCTCAAAATTGAAATTGCCCGCCTGGGCAATAACCTGAATCAGATCGCTCGCCGGATGAACATGAATGAGATGTATGATTCGGATGTCGAAAGAATTCATCAAGTGCTGGATTATTTGGTCGAACTAAAGCGGAAATCATGA
- a CDS encoding replication initiation protein codes for MDITATDKLNFRIIKHNKLINAKEGLTITQHRIVMLLAINLTKEDRNFTEHRINIREVLGIGPGDRIGSGYDRVRKAAVGLTNSSIYIEEGDDWIAFPLITVARGNKREDFIRVKFASEMRPFLLQLKEGNYTQYMLKNVYKFQSAYSVRVYELMKQYFPNIKTRPFTYVRLRELLNMGSKYANHYPSFKRRVLGVAIREINEHSDLWIEFEEIRKSRKIDTLVFTISANPHNKQAMPNIEVPAEKDTFLSQETVINQEVVEVEAEVVGEQTRWPDWVKTSMVEKMIKMYGPALVTYAVKKVDQTPAVNNPMGYLYQGLKEKWWEEEYLQPTTDAVETKQVYVRPKPQKVDDQEALINQLKMEFGAHNKMKRQQVMAQYDGEESRSEYVLELEFNDKLAAHKQRYLRSWESIEGPSEDALTMYAGWLLKKYGEQTDWDPQTYIQQRLQEG; via the coding sequence ATGGATATAACTGCAACGGACAAATTAAATTTTCGGATCATCAAGCATAACAAGCTGATCAATGCGAAGGAGGGACTGACCATTACTCAGCATCGGATTGTGATGTTGCTTGCGATCAACTTGACGAAGGAGGACCGGAATTTTACGGAGCACAGGATCAATATCCGTGAGGTGTTGGGTATTGGCCCAGGTGACCGGATTGGTTCGGGTTATGATCGTGTGCGGAAAGCGGCAGTAGGTTTGACCAATTCCTCCATTTACATAGAGGAAGGAGATGACTGGATAGCGTTTCCGTTGATCACTGTGGCAAGGGGGAATAAACGGGAGGACTTTATTCGAGTGAAGTTCGCCAGTGAGATGAGGCCATTTTTGTTGCAGCTGAAGGAGGGAAATTATACGCAATACATGCTGAAGAATGTGTACAAATTTCAGAGTGCGTACAGTGTGCGGGTCTATGAATTGATGAAGCAATATTTTCCAAATATTAAAACCCGACCTTTTACTTATGTGCGTTTGCGCGAGCTGCTGAACATGGGAAGTAAATATGCAAATCATTATCCGTCATTTAAGAGGCGAGTGCTTGGGGTGGCGATTCGTGAGATCAATGAACACTCAGATTTGTGGATTGAGTTTGAGGAAATCCGAAAGAGCAGAAAGATAGATACGCTTGTCTTTACCATTTCGGCGAACCCGCACAACAAACAAGCGATGCCAAACATTGAAGTTCCTGCTGAAAAAGACACTTTTTTGTCACAGGAAACGGTAATCAACCAAGAGGTGGTAGAGGTAGAAGCAGAAGTAGTCGGAGAACAAACCAGGTGGCCAGATTGGGTCAAAACGTCTATGGTTGAGAAAATGATCAAGATGTATGGGCCTGCTTTGGTTACTTATGCTGTCAAAAAGGTGGATCAGACACCCGCAGTAAATAATCCTATGGGCTATCTGTATCAAGGGTTGAAAGAGAAGTGGTGGGAAGAGGAGTACCTTCAGCCTACTACTGATGCTGTCGAAACTAAACAGGTTTATGTGCGTCCGAAGCCGCAAAAAGTTGATGATCAAGAGGCTTTGATCAATCAGTTGAAAATGGAATTTGGCGCCCATAATAAGATGAAACGGCAGCAGGTGATGGCACAATATGACGGGGAAGAATCTCGCTCAGAGTACGTGCTGGAGCTGGAGTTTAATGATAAATTAGCTGCTCACAAGCAAAGATATCTTCGAAGCTGGGAATCAATCGAGGGGCCAAGTGAAGACGCCTTAACCATGTATGCAGGCTGGTTGCTGAAAAAATATGGAGAACAAACTGATTGGGATCCTCAGACTTATATTCAGCAACGGTTGCAGGAGGGGTAG
- a CDS encoding relaxase/mobilization nuclease domain-containing protein: MIANTVIGTNFQGVFNYCLAEKKGAKVLGFSEDIIRKGDGDPLFFAKQFEGHVTDHRHLLRSDFKNIVDHTSLSFGYQDELGEQELLEIAQKFMIEKGYEGCQYVVIQHFDTEHTHVHLVLNRVDESGSVVNIDNNYFKNTAITNRLEQQYNLQSKFDNNQKMGLTFVPQDKNEKTQEAKVFVKSVIDKAVISGEVKNVDTLLECLERHGIDAELKEVKGTVKGISFSYEDKAFKGSEVGWSLPTIEKQLEGVFEQEQLLQQLNEVIAPKCQNFKDYISAIERQYDIKVEVQIQPKTKEAFLITYQFPSGKKIMGHQAGVKVKELSAMFTSDAKITQENLKEVVGAMLKQSTTIEELSQQLADRGVEMEVLKHSISQKTRGLHFHLPDGKVIKGSKIGWSYKKVQSALLPRKTTESESKSWIQQAFEQSRSRTEFINRLSEKDIKLEISRHLKSGIEYGMIYHLPNGTKMKSSISGVSFKMMNEKFIEHVKVADAVSEALKKSTCIDTFKNYLKTNFNIETRILEHKNTKKAYGVRFIKSDGEKIKGSDAGISIHQLKNHFEALVQKKEVVQVALAESKSRDEFTAYLTEAGIKLEKDGNENVFHTEDGVKIPAGATAFEDIDKMLQANMLMQQLQNAIEHNQPELVPKNIVNAMAWSQAKQSYKPGKYAGAFKGQIHKKVQMSKGKLSFGTYQFDVNALERLIGPQLKNRICVMKQQFTKFDSLLFDAFLKSKKGGSIYEELNKLGVQTKVDHQNIATFKHPDFTFKSTHFGLRADSFENLMKHQLTRLHFVQALHKTRNLDDFEKTIGKRGYVMKENILGKRGFMSVFTGPDDAEFNLRDLKISHSTFAIILAKDLSKNEEPIDILVNAVEQAGSLNELNDILFIDNLMVFENYDGLALGSPDNLIPLRDLGFGWRDVQMDFEEFGFYNQAEDNFREERTVSHSQAEHAYNGGGGSNESALVEFMTALLAGGGGASGVPPINVEDEEEWEKRKKRKKAIKPSMPKPSQGMSM, encoded by the coding sequence ATGATTGCGAATACTGTGATAGGTACTAACTTTCAGGGAGTATTTAACTATTGCCTGGCAGAAAAAAAAGGTGCCAAAGTGCTCGGTTTTTCGGAGGACATTATCAGAAAAGGTGATGGAGATCCCCTGTTTTTTGCAAAACAATTTGAGGGACATGTAACAGATCATCGGCATTTGCTACGGTCTGATTTTAAAAATATAGTGGACCATACTTCTTTAAGTTTCGGGTATCAGGATGAGTTAGGTGAGCAGGAGTTGCTTGAAATTGCTCAGAAATTTATGATCGAAAAGGGTTATGAAGGTTGTCAGTATGTAGTGATTCAGCATTTTGATACGGAGCACACACATGTACATTTAGTCCTTAACCGAGTGGATGAGTCGGGTAGTGTTGTGAATATTGATAACAACTATTTCAAAAATACGGCAATCACAAACCGCCTGGAGCAGCAATACAACCTGCAATCAAAGTTTGATAACAATCAAAAAATGGGTTTGACTTTTGTTCCGCAAGATAAGAATGAAAAGACGCAGGAGGCAAAGGTATTTGTCAAATCCGTTATTGATAAAGCCGTCATTTCGGGAGAGGTTAAGAACGTTGATACGTTATTGGAGTGCTTGGAAAGGCACGGAATTGATGCTGAACTGAAGGAGGTGAAGGGCACGGTAAAAGGTATTTCATTTTCTTATGAAGACAAAGCATTTAAGGGAAGTGAGGTCGGATGGAGTTTGCCGACTATCGAAAAACAACTTGAAGGAGTATTTGAACAAGAGCAGTTATTGCAGCAACTTAATGAAGTTATAGCGCCTAAATGCCAAAATTTTAAGGATTATATATCTGCTATTGAAAGGCAATATGATATTAAGGTTGAGGTGCAGATTCAACCGAAAACGAAGGAAGCCTTTTTGATAACTTATCAATTTCCATCAGGGAAAAAAATAATGGGGCACCAGGCTGGTGTAAAAGTTAAGGAGCTTTCAGCGATGTTTACTTCTGATGCGAAGATAACACAAGAGAATTTGAAAGAGGTTGTTGGCGCAATGTTGAAACAATCAACAACGATAGAAGAACTATCACAACAGCTTGCCGATCGGGGCGTAGAAATGGAAGTTTTGAAGCATTCTATTAGCCAAAAAACGAGGGGATTACATTTTCATTTGCCTGATGGGAAAGTGATCAAAGGGAGTAAAATTGGATGGAGTTATAAGAAAGTACAATCTGCTTTACTGCCTCGAAAGACTACTGAAAGTGAGTCAAAATCATGGATCCAGCAGGCATTTGAACAAAGTAGAAGTAGGACTGAGTTTATCAATAGACTGTCCGAAAAAGACATTAAATTAGAAATATCACGTCATTTGAAAAGCGGTATAGAATATGGTATGATCTATCATCTGCCAAATGGAACCAAGATGAAAAGTAGCATTTCGGGGGTTTCATTTAAGATGATGAATGAGAAATTTATTGAGCATGTTAAAGTTGCTGACGCCGTATCAGAGGCACTAAAGAAATCTACATGTATCGATACCTTTAAAAATTATTTGAAGACGAATTTCAATATTGAAACTCGGATATTGGAGCATAAAAACACGAAGAAAGCGTATGGGGTTCGGTTTATAAAATCAGATGGGGAAAAAATAAAAGGCAGTGATGCAGGAATTTCTATTCATCAACTGAAGAATCATTTTGAGGCTCTTGTTCAAAAGAAAGAGGTGGTTCAGGTTGCACTTGCGGAATCCAAAAGTCGGGATGAGTTTACTGCATACTTGACGGAAGCAGGAATCAAATTGGAAAAGGATGGAAATGAAAATGTTTTCCATACAGAGGATGGAGTGAAAATTCCGGCAGGTGCTACTGCTTTTGAAGATATTGACAAAATGTTGCAAGCAAATATGCTGATGCAGCAACTTCAAAATGCTATTGAACATAATCAACCGGAGCTTGTACCGAAAAATATTGTCAATGCGATGGCTTGGTCACAGGCAAAGCAAAGTTACAAGCCTGGAAAATATGCTGGAGCGTTTAAAGGTCAGATTCATAAGAAGGTCCAAATGTCAAAAGGAAAGTTGAGTTTCGGTACGTATCAATTTGATGTTAATGCCCTTGAGCGGTTGATTGGTCCGCAATTGAAGAATCGAATTTGTGTAATGAAGCAGCAATTCACCAAGTTTGACTCTTTGCTTTTTGATGCTTTTTTGAAATCAAAGAAAGGCGGAAGTATTTATGAAGAGCTGAATAAACTGGGTGTTCAGACAAAAGTGGATCATCAAAATATTGCAACTTTCAAACACCCTGATTTCACTTTTAAGAGTACTCATTTTGGATTGAGAGCGGATAGTTTTGAGAATTTGATGAAGCATCAATTGACTCGATTGCATTTTGTTCAAGCTCTGCATAAAACCCGTAACCTTGATGATTTTGAGAAAACAATTGGAAAGCGAGGGTATGTCATGAAAGAGAACATTCTTGGTAAGAGGGGATTTATGTCAGTTTTTACGGGACCCGATGATGCTGAATTTAATTTGCGAGATCTCAAGATTTCTCACTCGACTTTTGCAATTATACTTGCAAAGGATTTATCCAAAAATGAAGAGCCGATCGATATTTTGGTCAATGCAGTTGAGCAAGCAGGCAGTTTAAATGAGTTAAATGATATCTTGTTTATAGATAATTTGATGGTATTTGAAAACTATGATGGTTTGGCTTTGGGCAGCCCGGATAATTTGATTCCACTCAGAGATTTAGGATTTGGTTGGCGAGACGTCCAAATGGATTTTGAGGAGTTTGGATTCTATAATCAAGCGGAGGATAATTTCAGAGAAGAGCGTACGGTGAGCCATAGTCAGGCTGAGCATGCATACAACGGAGGAGGTGGTAGTAATGAATCTGCTTTGGTGGAATTTATGACTGCTTTATTAGCCGGCGGAGGTGGAGCTTCTGGAGTCCCTCCAATAAATGTGGAAGATGAGGAGGAATGGGAAAAACGGAAGAAACGTAAAAAGGCAATTAAACCTTCGATGCCGAAGCCGTCACAGGGGATGTCGATGTAG
- a CDS encoding ParB/RepB/Spo0J family partition protein, which translates to MAKKDLFKNKAPKATASGKALESIIKKNISIVEELKELIPALAEEEFQQLKDNIAKEGVREPIQLWQQTDDRYVIIDGHNRYRVCQELKIDFPISVQKFANQEAVKDWMINNQLGRRNLSTQQASYLRGLLYNRYKQNHGGQLAGENQGSGQNDHSTKKTAEKIAEKTGVGEKTIRRDAKYAEGLEKIGEVNPGLKAQILKGEVKPPKASIQSLASVEVGDHQINSVDDLLNLVDQKPATKKAEPSVDVLISKEVSAIQKRYSKFGDKINAQKDRLAFLEALYQWAEQELEKLK; encoded by the coding sequence ATGGCTAAGAAAGACCTTTTTAAAAATAAAGCCCCGAAGGCAACTGCTTCGGGAAAAGCACTCGAATCGATCATCAAAAAAAATATATCGATTGTAGAGGAACTAAAGGAGTTGATCCCTGCCTTAGCAGAGGAAGAATTCCAACAGTTGAAAGACAATATCGCCAAGGAAGGCGTGCGAGAACCTATTCAACTGTGGCAACAAACCGATGACCGTTATGTCATCATTGATGGGCACAACCGTTACCGTGTTTGTCAGGAACTGAAAATTGATTTCCCTATATCGGTTCAGAAATTCGCTAATCAGGAGGCTGTCAAAGATTGGATGATCAATAATCAATTGGGGCGCCGAAATCTATCTACTCAACAGGCTTCTTATCTTCGTGGCTTGCTGTACAATCGATACAAGCAAAACCACGGTGGTCAGTTGGCTGGCGAAAATCAAGGGAGTGGTCAAAATGACCACTCGACCAAAAAGACGGCTGAAAAAATCGCTGAGAAAACTGGCGTTGGTGAAAAGACCATTCGTCGAGATGCCAAATATGCCGAAGGACTTGAAAAAATAGGAGAGGTTAATCCAGGCTTGAAGGCTCAGATTTTGAAAGGGGAAGTTAAACCTCCCAAGGCTTCTATTCAGTCTTTAGCTTCTGTAGAGGTAGGCGATCATCAGATTAATTCTGTGGATGATCTTTTGAATTTAGTGGATCAAAAACCCGCAACAAAAAAAGCGGAACCTTCTGTTGATGTTTTGATTTCAAAAGAGGTTTCAGCTATTCAAAAACGCTATTCAAAATTTGGGGATAAGATTAATGCACAAAAAGATCGTTTGGCCTTTTTGGAAGCTTTGTACCAATGGGCGGAACAGGAACTTGAAAAGTTAAAATAG
- a CDS encoding ParA family protein: MTKTGKVIAIANHKGGVAKTATTHNLGKALAMANQKVLLIDMDAQGNLSQNMGQNDPEATLYNLFVDDVLPIVSVDENLDLIPSDLDLDFADEKLRALGLPGYRALAMHLAKLKKTYDFILLDCPPSVRGMIVSNAMVAADSVLIPVVPEKGAVKGLSGVFRLMEDNAIMNENIKVEGIVFTRVKDRTALHSHYVGEIKEEYSHVHIFDSIIHESIVVAEAGTMEVDIFSHAPKNKAAQNYLSLAEELLNHG, from the coding sequence ATGACAAAAACAGGAAAAGTAATTGCTATTGCCAATCACAAAGGAGGCGTAGCCAAAACTGCTACAACACATAATCTGGGGAAGGCTTTAGCAATGGCCAACCAGAAAGTATTATTGATTGATATGGACGCCCAGGGGAATCTATCTCAGAACATGGGACAAAATGATCCTGAAGCTACATTGTACAACTTGTTTGTCGATGATGTACTTCCGATTGTTTCTGTGGACGAAAACCTTGACCTGATCCCTTCTGATCTTGATCTTGACTTTGCCGATGAGAAATTGCGTGCCTTAGGACTTCCAGGTTATCGGGCTTTGGCTATGCATTTGGCCAAGTTAAAAAAAACCTACGATTTCATTTTATTGGATTGCCCTCCTTCTGTTCGAGGAATGATTGTTTCCAATGCCATGGTGGCCGCTGACTCGGTATTAATTCCTGTGGTTCCTGAAAAAGGTGCCGTTAAGGGACTTTCGGGTGTTTTCCGTTTGATGGAGGACAATGCGATCATGAATGAAAATATTAAAGTAGAAGGGATTGTATTTACGCGTGTGAAGGACCGTACGGCACTGCATTCTCATTATGTCGGCGAGATCAAAGAAGAATACAGCCACGTGCACATCTTCGATTCGATCATTCATGAGTCCATTGTCGTTGCTGAAGCAGGTACCATGGAAGTTGATATTTTCTCACATGCTCCCAAAAATAAGGCCGCACAAAACTATTTGTCACTGGCTGAAGAATTACTAAATCATGGCTAA